The DNA region TTTAATATTCCGGTTAATAATGCAAAGTAAAATAAACTAACGCACTCTATGCCTTGTAGCCTTAGCGGACAGGCCATTTTAGCCTTATTTTAGGATAATTTTAATACTTCCAGGTACCTGGCGCCGCAAAATCATATTAAAAATACATATATATAAACAAATTCCTATCTTCGCCAGGATTTCGAAAATCCAATATTTATTAAAGCTGAATTTTACGCCCGGGGCAAAGTGTTATTAAGTTCAGAGTACCTTGTACTTTTTGGTGCTACCGCTTTGGCATTGCCTACCCGCTTGGGCCAGAAAATGAAGGTTCAGGAATTAAATGGTTCTGAAATTATCTGGAATTCTTACGGACCAGATGGTAAAAAGTGGTTTTCTGCAGAAATTGACCTCATGGGTTTTGATGTAACTGAGTCCAGTCACCCTGAAACTGGTAAATTCCTTAGAAAATTATTAAAGGCCTGTTGTCAAAACAATTCAGAATTTTTATCCCATTGGAAAAAATATAAAGTTGATCACTACCTCGAGTTTCCTAATTCCTGGGGACTTGGATCCAGTTCGACTTTAATTTTTAATATGGCTTCCTGGGCAGATGTCAATCCATACCATTTATATTTTGATGTTGAACAAGGCTCTGGCTATGATGTTGCCTGCGCTGGAGCAGAAGGACCCATACTATATACCTTAGGAGATGGCTCCATTGATTTGGAAGAAATTGATTTCAAACCGAGTTTTCATGACAAGCTGTTTTTTATACCCCTCAATCAAAAAACAAGCAGTAAGGAAGCCGTTGAAAAGGCGAAGCAGCAAAAACCTGATAAAAAAATTATACAGGAAGCCACTGAGCTAACGAATAAATTACTCGACATACACTCTTTAACCCAATTTG from Saprospiraceae bacterium includes:
- a CDS encoding GHMP kinase encodes the protein MLLSSEYLVLFGATALALPTRLGQKMKVQELNGSEIIWNSYGPDGKKWFSAEIDLMGFDVTESSHPETGKFLRKLLKACCQNNSEFLSHWKKYKVDHYLEFPNSWGLGSSSTLIFNMASWADVNPYHLYFDVEQGSGYDVACAGAEGPILYTLGDGSIDLEEIDFKPSFHDKLFFIPLNQKTSSKEAVEKAKQQKPDKKIIQEATELTNKLLDIHSLTQFENWIAQHESLISNYTGIQRIKDQKFPDFQGEIKSLGAWGGDIILATASNGKEALVSYFKTKGYEKVIPYAELIL